The following coding sequences are from one Gemmatimonadales bacterium window:
- a CDS encoding acetyl-CoA carboxylase biotin carboxylase subunit: MTAPETPRVLIANRGEIALRIVRACRDEGLESVAVYSDADRHAPFVRAADHAVRLGPPAPAESYLRIDRLLDAARESRATMVHPGYGFLSERAAFANAVTQAGLIWIGPPASAIAAMGDKTAARRLMAHSGVPIVPGLTTPLGDLSEAIAAAASIGYPVLVKAAAGGGGKGMRVVRAEGDLLAAMSAATSEALKAFGDGSIYLEKFIERPRHVEIQVLADHERTIHVGERECSIQRRHQKLVEESPSVAVDATLRERMGVAAVAAAVAVGYRGAGTCEFLLAADGTFYFLEMNTRIQVEHPVTEAVYGVDLVREQLRIARGMTMSIARGPLAPRGWAIECRITSEDPANGLLPSAGTIHWMRAPAGPGVRWESGVETGSELTLFYDSMIAKLIAYAATRREAIAVMQRALTELAIVGVATNAPFHRQLFADRDFVDGAIDIQFLDRRADLLTAPTDERTITRLAITAAWLAEERRTSRRPVPPLAGSAPDRHAALSDWARAGRRDALL, encoded by the coding sequence GTGACGGCGCCGGAGACGCCGCGCGTGCTCATTGCCAACCGCGGTGAGATCGCGCTCAGGATCGTTCGCGCCTGCCGCGACGAAGGGCTCGAGAGCGTCGCGGTCTATTCGGACGCCGATCGTCACGCGCCGTTCGTGCGCGCGGCCGATCACGCCGTGCGACTCGGACCACCGGCGCCGGCGGAGAGCTACCTGCGGATTGACCGCCTCCTCGATGCGGCGCGCGAGAGCCGTGCGACGATGGTCCACCCGGGATACGGCTTTCTCTCCGAGCGCGCGGCGTTTGCCAACGCAGTCACCCAAGCCGGGCTGATCTGGATCGGGCCGCCAGCATCGGCGATTGCTGCGATGGGAGACAAGACCGCGGCGCGTCGTCTGATGGCGCACTCGGGCGTTCCGATCGTGCCAGGACTGACCACGCCGCTCGGTGATCTGTCGGAGGCGATCGCTGCGGCGGCGTCGATCGGCTACCCGGTCCTGGTCAAGGCGGCGGCGGGCGGCGGCGGGAAGGGGATGCGCGTCGTGCGCGCGGAAGGCGACCTCCTCGCAGCAATGTCGGCGGCGACGAGTGAAGCACTCAAGGCGTTCGGCGACGGCAGTATCTATCTGGAAAAGTTCATCGAGCGTCCGCGGCATGTCGAGATCCAGGTCCTCGCCGATCACGAACGCACGATTCACGTGGGTGAACGCGAATGTTCGATTCAACGGCGTCACCAGAAACTGGTTGAGGAATCACCGTCGGTTGCCGTGGACGCCACACTCCGCGAGCGCATGGGTGTGGCTGCAGTTGCTGCTGCGGTCGCCGTCGGGTATCGGGGCGCCGGCACCTGCGAGTTCCTGCTCGCCGCTGACGGCACCTTCTACTTCCTCGAGATGAACACCCGGATTCAGGTGGAACATCCGGTCACCGAAGCGGTCTACGGCGTCGACCTGGTCCGCGAACAGCTCCGCATTGCGCGCGGGATGACGATGTCGATTGCGCGCGGTCCGCTGGCGCCGCGCGGGTGGGCGATCGAATGTCGCATCACCAGCGAAGATCCCGCCAACGGCCTGCTCCCCAGCGCCGGGACGATCCACTGGATGCGTGCCCCGGCGGGACCGGGGGTGCGGTGGGAGAGCGGTGTCGAGACCGGCTCAGAGCTCACCCTCTTCTATGACTCGATGATCGCCAAACTCATCGCATACGCCGCGACGCGACGCGAAGCGATCGCCGTGATGCAGCGGGCGCTGACCGAGCTCGCCATCGTCGGCGTCGCAACGAACGCACCGTTCCATCGGCAGCTTTTTGCCGATCGTGATTTCGTCGACGGCGCCATCGACATCCAGTTCCTCGACCGCCGCGCCGACTTGCTGACGGCGCCGACGGATGAACGGACCATCACGCGGCTGGCGATCACGGCGGCGTGGCTCGCTGAAGAGCGCCGCACGTCACGGCGGCCGGTTCCCCCGCTCGCCGGAAGCGCTCCCGATCGCCACGCGGCACTCAGCGACTGGGCCCGCGCAGGACGGCGCGACGCGCTCCTGTGA
- a CDS encoding biotin/lipoyl-containing protein, which produces MKYIVTIGDRSVAVELDSDAVRVDSRPVEARVERTRGTPELRVVINGDAATVALDRVDGISMRLVDGGAVRELSVEDERSRQIRLLVGAGKASDGHATLKAPMPGMVLRVHVKAGDTVAVGTPLLVLEAMKMENEFKADAAGTVRAVLVEAGQAVEKGARLLELGPAEAAGE; this is translated from the coding sequence GTGAAGTACATCGTGACGATCGGTGACCGGAGCGTGGCGGTGGAGCTGGACAGTGACGCGGTTCGTGTCGACAGCCGGCCGGTCGAGGCGCGAGTCGAGCGAACCCGGGGCACGCCCGAGCTCCGGGTGGTGATCAACGGCGACGCCGCCACGGTCGCACTCGATCGCGTCGACGGGATCTCGATGCGGCTCGTCGACGGCGGGGCGGTGCGCGAGCTTTCGGTGGAGGACGAGCGGAGCCGACAGATCCGCCTGCTGGTCGGCGCCGGCAAGGCGTCGGATGGCCACGCCACCCTGAAGGCCCCGATGCCCGGTATGGTTCTGCGGGTGCACGTCAAAGCCGGTGATACGGTCGCCGTCGGGACGCCGCTCCTGGTACTCGAGGCGATGAAGATGGAGAACGAGTTCAAGGCCGACGCCGCAGGGACGGTGCGCGCCGTCCTGGTGGAGGCCGGGCAGGCGGTGGAGAAGGGGGCCAGGCTCCTCGAACTGGGCCCCGCCGAGGCTGCCGGGGAGTGA